A genomic window from Henningerozyma blattae CBS 6284 chromosome 3, complete genome includes:
- the PXR1 gene encoding telomerase inhibitor (similar to Saccharomyces cerevisiae PXR1 (YGR280C); ancestral locus Anc_5.12), which produces MGLAGTRIKQRFGLDPRNTNWSNDTSRFGHKQLEKFGWTPGDGLGTNPRVSSTAHIKVTIKDDNLGLGAKIKRKERADEFDNGECAGLDVFQRILGRLNGKEEEISNELEKQRKDKILNGKWGVHFVKGDTLSSTWDPETKKLKSYSNVKRNREEMEPEDKSTSEKSDINEDEQSSKKRRKKEKKEKKKEKKQKKESKVKKSKEEKKESKLKNKDKKKEKKVKKSKEEKEVKMSDKKSKKNEKDKKSNDSKVNVIEASKTASKVPSNVSTRLSVRSKWIKQKRAAVMDAKALNEIFMVTNN; this is translated from the coding sequence ATGGGGTTAGCCGGTACAAGAATAAAGCAAAGATTTGGTTTAGATCCAAGAAACACGAATTGGAGTAATGACACATCAAGATTCGGTCATaaacaattagaaaaatttggCTGGACCCCAGGTGATGGTCTTGGTACCAATCCAAGAGTTTCCAGTACAGCTCATATTAAAGTGACGattaaagatgataatTTAGGGTTAGGTGCTAAGATTAAAAGAAAGGAAAGAGCAgatgaatttgataatgGTGAATGTGCTGGTTTAGATGTctttcaaagaattttaGGTAGATTAAATggtaaagaagaagaaatatcaaatgaattagaaaaacaaagaaaGGATAAGATACTCAACGGTAAATGGGGGGTACACTTTGTGAAAGGTGACACTTTATCCAGTACATGGGATCCAGAAactaaaaaattgaaatccTATTCAAACGTAAAACGTAACAGAGAAGAAATGGAACCTGAGGATAAGTCAACTAGTGAAAAATCTGATataaatgaagatgaacAATCGAGtaaaaagagaagaaaGAAGGAGAAGAAggagaagaagaaagaaaagaagcAGAAAAAAGAATCTAAAGTGAAGAAAagtaaagaagaaaagaaagaatcaaaattgaagaataaagacaagaagaaagaaaaaaaggtGAAAAAGAGTAAGGAGGAAAAGGAAGTAAAAATGTCAGACAAAAAATCCAAAAAGAATGAAAAGGacaaaaaatcaaatgataGTAAGGTTAATGTTATTGAAGCATCAAAAACTGCTTCAAAAGTACCAAGTAATGTCTCAACAAGATTATCTGTAAGGTCGAAATggattaaacaaaaaagagCTGCTGTCATGGATGCCAAGGCATTAAATGAGATCT
- the PSE1 gene encoding importin PSE1 (similar to Saccharomyces cerevisiae PSE1 (YMR308C); ancestral locus Anc_5.11), whose product MSALPDETNSTLSNILLGFASPDNNIRSDAENQLNNNWITKENIHILLIFLSEQAAYSTDETLSALSAVLFRKLALRAPPDSKTILISKNITELPQDILAQIRSTLLKGFIDYNKPNNLRHKLSDAIAECSQPDLPNWPELLQTLLQALKDENPNFRESSFRIFSIVPTLLINDLDITHILSIFESGFTDNIDNVKINSVIAFVGYFKSLSKSNWNQITPLLPSLLNSLPNFLNDSKDEALTSVFESLIELVELAPKLFKDLFDNMIQFLNIVIKNVNLDLETQTRTTALELLTSFAENAPQMCKSNSNFCDSIIMNTLLLMTEISIDDENSQEWSNSDDTDDLDDEEITYDHARQALDRVSLKLGGKYLAPTLFQYLQQMIVSSEWRQRFAALMALSSAAEGCRDVLIGEINKILDMVLPLINDPHPRVQYACCNVLGQISTDFAPLIQLTSHNKILPALISKLTPNSIDRVQTHAAAALVNFSEHSNKDILEPYLDELLTNLLTLLQRDKLYVQEQALTTIAFIAEAAEKKFIKYYDTLMPILLKVLNNNSIQSNTNINDPNSTMVDESRVLKGKCIECSTLIALAVGKEKFSEYSNDLIQLLINYQNQGIQDDDSLKPYLEHGWSRICRLLGTDFIQLLPIVLPSLIETAKASQDVSLIEEEEASNYQQYSEWDVVQIQGKHIAIHTSILDDKVTAMDLLQVYASVLGSNFGPYVKDILMDIALPSIDFYLHDGVRATGASFIPILLTCLIPTSSPSSLGNGNTNTNINAANNATNNNTTNNNNTNTPSISEEVLQLWTLSITKLINGIMVEPMPEITQIYHSSLMLCFQLLNYLQPSSEIMALFTKGIISNLTDIFRRIDDRKNLDDEYNEDVDEDYDEYADENLLDSINKSINMMFKISSINYLKDFQDLWPLISTFLQSNNSILIIFAFTAIADMIQYCGDSSAPFKDAFIPKLSSCLVSPDPTLRQASSYVLGICAQYAPNSFMELCLTSLDTLSQLTTIPDAKNEDNETATDNASAAMAKILTAYQSSNNLQSNFSNYVDMWFKTLPTLGDEETAAFNYKFLNHLIENNGFGNLDSNKISTIVKVVIEALHAKMITGKNAQAIVDSVKKILGTLPREEAMQMLQVFPPEIMQTMELWFA is encoded by the coding sequence ATGTCTGCTTTACCGGATGAAACAAATTCCACTCTTTCAAACATCCTATTGGGATTTGCTTCTccagataataatattcgtTCAGACGCtgaaaatcaattgaacAATAACTGGATTACAAAGGAAAACATCCACATCCTATTGATCTTCCTCTCGGAACAAGCAGCCTACTCCACAGACGAAACATTATCTGCTCTTTCTGCAGTCCTATTCAGAAAACTAGCTCTAAGAGCCCCTCCAGATTCCAAAACAATCTTAATCTCTAAAAATATCACAGAATTGCCTCAAGATATCTTGGCACAGATCAGATCCACTCTTTTGAAAGGTTTCATCGATTACAACAAACCAAATAATCTAAGACACAAATTATCAGACGCAATCGCAGAATGTTCTCAGCCAGATTTACCAAATTGGCCCGAATTGTTACAAACTCTTTTACAAGCTcttaaagatgaaaatccAAACTTCAGAGAATCCTCTTTTAGAATCTTTTCCATTGTCCCCactttattaataaacGATTTAGATATCACTCATATCCTGTCCATTTTCGAATCAGGATTCACAGATAATATAGATAACGTCAAGATTAATTCAGTAATTGCATTTGTAGGGTATTTCAAGAGTTTATCCAAATCAAATTGGAATCAAATTACTCCACTTTTAccttcattattaaattcattgccaaattttttaaatgattccAAAGATGAAGCTTTAACTTCAGTATTTGaatctttaattgaattggtAGAATTAGCTCCTAAATTGTTTAAGGATTTATTCGATAATATGATCCAATTCTTAAATATCGTcattaaaaatgttaatttGGATTTAGAGACTCAAACAAGAACCACAGCTTTGGAATTATTAACAAGTTTTGCGGAAAACGCCCCACAGATGTGTAAatcaaattctaatttctGTGATTCCATTATAATGAATACTCTTTTATTGATGACAGAAATCTCCATCGATGATGAAAATTCCCAAGAATGGTCAAATTCAGATGATACTGATGATTtggatgatgaagaaatcaCTTATGATCATGCAAGACAAGCTCTTGATAGAGTCTCTTTGAAATTAGGTGGTAAATATTTAGCTCCAACACTTTTCCAATATTTACAACAAATGATTGTTTCTTCAGAATGGAGACAAAGATTTGCAGCTTTGATGGCTTTATCTTCTGCTGCTGAAGGTTGTAGAGACGTTTTAATTggtgaaattaataaaatccTGGATATGGTCTTGCCATTAATTAACGATCCTCATCCAAGAGTTCAATACGCTTGTTGTAATGTCTTGGGTCAAATCTCTACAGATTTTGCTCCATTGATTCAATTGACTTCtcataataaaattctaCCAGctttaatatcaaaattaactccaaattcaattgatagAGTACAAACTCATGCAGCTGCTGCATTGGTCAATTTTTCGGAACattcaaataaagatatCTTAGAGCCTTACTtggatgaattattaaccaatttattaactttATTACAAAGAGATAAATTATATGTTCAAGAACAAGCTTTAACTACAATTGCATTCATCGCTGAAGCagctgaaaaaaaattcattaaatattatgataCTTTAATGCCAATCTTATTAAAAGtcttgaataataattctattcaatctaatacaaatattaatgatccCAACTCTACAATGGTGGATGAAAGTAGAGTATTAAAGGGGAAATGTATAGAATGTTCCACTTTAATCGCATTAGCTGTCggtaaagaaaaatttagtgaatattcaaatgatttaattcaactattaattaattatcaaaatcaagGTATTCAAGATGATGATTCATTAAAACCATATTTAGAGCATGGTTGGTCAAGAATTTGTAGATTATTAGGTACAGATttcattcaattattaCCAATCGTTTTACcttctttaattgaaaCTGCTAAAGCCAGTCAAGATGTTAGTTtgattgaagaagaagaagctTCTAACTATCAACAATACTCAGAATGGGATGTGGTCCAAATTCAAGGTAAGCATATAGCTATTCATACGTCCATTTTAGATGATAAAGTTACAGCAATGGATTTATTGCAAGTTTATGCAAGTGTATTAGGCTCGAACTTCGGTCCTTATGttaaagatatattaatGGATATTGCTTTACCTTCCAtagatttttatttacatgATGGAGTTCGTGCTACTGGTGCAAGTTTTATTCCAATCTTATTAACATGTTTAATTCCTACTTCTTCTCCATCATCTCTTGGTAATGGTAATACTAATACCAATATCAATGCCGCTAATAATGccactaataataataccactaataataataatacaaacaCTCCATCCATTTCAGAAGAAGTATTACAATTATGGACATtatcaattacaaaattgaTTAATGGTATCATGGTTGAGCCAATGCCCGAAATTACTCAAATTTAtcattcttctttaatGTTATGtttccaattattaaattatttacaacCTTCTTCAGAAATAATGGCACTTTTCACTAAAGgtataatttctaatttaacAGATATCTTTAGACGTATTGAtgatagaaaaaatttagatgatgaatataatgaagatgTAGATGAGGATTATGATGAATATGCTGATGAAAACTTGTTAGATTCAATCaataaatctattaatatGATGTTCAAAATCTCAAGCATAAActatttgaaagatttcCAAGATTTATGGCCTTTAATTTCAACTTTCTTACAGtctaataatagtattttgattatttttgcATTTACTGCCATTGCTGATATGATTCAATACTGTGGTGATTCTTCTGCTCCATTTAAAGATGCTTTCATTCCAAAATTATCAAGCTGTCTGGTCTCGCCTGATCCAACTTTACGTCAAGCATCTTCATATGTACTTGGTATTTGTGCTCAATACGCACCAAATTCATTTATGGAATTATGTTTGACTTCATTAGATACTTTATCTCAATTAACAACTATTCCAGACGctaaaaatgaagataatgaaaCTGCCACTGATAATGCAAGTGCAGCTATGGCTAAAATATTGACAGCTTATCaatcatcaaataatttacaatcTAATTTCTCAAATTATGTGGATATGTGGTTCAAAACTTTACCAACTTTGGGTGACGAAGAAACTGCTGCattcaattacaaatttttaaaccatttgattgaaaataatggcTTTGGTAACttagattcaaataaaatctCGACTATTGTGAAAGTTGTCATTGAAGCTTTACATGCTAAAATGATTACCGGGAAAAATGCTCAAGCCATTGTAGATTCAGTCAAAAAGATTTTAGGTACTTTACCAAGAGAAGAAGCAATGCAAATGCTGCAAGTATTCCCACCAGAAATCATGCAAACTATGGAACTATGGTTTGCTTAG